From one Chloroflexota bacterium genomic stretch:
- a CDS encoding ABC transporter substrate-binding protein: MRLRAYPRLPGRLPGTRHRLGKGLWTSMVLLALIGLVSACSSAPAPTPTAAAAKPTAAPAAASSAAAAASPAAASPASAASPASSPATSASPAASPATAASPSPAAKPAAAVPTGPRISLQLGLASKLAGHWPLWVATQEGLFDRAGIDFTTVVVDTDSKLVQALQSNSVQIITGTVPQIQKANAVGAQLVGIGGLQNAPVYRMVGARGLTSINELNGKKIGVSETELGVDAFVARAWLEQVGIKEGSYTLVGTGGVATRVAALTGGGVDATVLPPPGDLPVVRQGFSDLGLSTTSIKHMQWTMLTGNKTWLNGNREAVTRLLAVYVQASKWLHDPANKEAAIRALVAETNAKPEDAALFYQQLVGDGAISPDGNIDPEGFAIWSRFLDVETGALRSQVFDGQYLATVGN, translated from the coding sequence ATGAGGCTGCGCGCGTACCCTCGTCTGCCTGGGCGCTTGCCGGGGACTCGGCACCGGCTCGGGAAGGGGCTGTGGACTTCGATGGTGCTCCTGGCGCTCATCGGTCTGGTGAGCGCGTGTTCCTCGGCGCCGGCTCCCACGCCTACTGCCGCAGCCGCCAAGCCGACGGCGGCGCCGGCCGCTGCATCGTCCGCCGCCGCTGCTGCCAGTCCAGCGGCGGCGAGCCCCGCATCTGCCGCCAGCCCGGCCTCGTCGCCTGCAACAAGTGCATCCCCAGCCGCATCCCCGGCGACCGCGGCCAGCCCATCCCCGGCGGCCAAGCCGGCCGCCGCCGTCCCCACTGGTCCCCGCATCTCACTTCAGCTTGGCCTGGCATCCAAACTGGCGGGGCACTGGCCGCTGTGGGTTGCCACCCAGGAAGGCCTCTTCGACCGGGCTGGCATCGACTTCACCACCGTGGTGGTAGACACCGACTCCAAATTGGTCCAGGCACTCCAGAGCAACTCGGTCCAGATCATCACCGGAACCGTGCCGCAGATCCAGAAGGCGAACGCGGTCGGCGCCCAGCTTGTGGGGATCGGCGGGCTACAGAATGCACCGGTCTACCGAATGGTGGGAGCCAGGGGGCTCACCTCCATCAATGAGCTGAACGGCAAGAAGATCGGCGTCTCGGAGACCGAGCTGGGCGTGGACGCATTCGTGGCACGGGCCTGGCTGGAGCAGGTGGGCATCAAGGAAGGCAGCTACACGCTGGTCGGTACTGGCGGAGTTGCCACACGGGTGGCCGCGCTGACCGGCGGCGGCGTCGATGCGACGGTTCTCCCCCCGCCTGGGGATCTCCCGGTGGTGCGACAGGGGTTCAGCGATCTTGGCCTGTCTACCACGTCGATCAAGCACATGCAGTGGACCATGCTGACGGGGAATAAGACGTGGCTGAACGGCAACCGCGAAGCGGTGACTCGACTGCTCGCGGTGTACGTCCAGGCCTCGAAGTGGCTTCACGATCCAGCGAACAAGGAGGCCGCTATCAGGGCGTTGGTGGCCGAGACGAACGCGAAGCCCGAGGACGCAGCGCTCTTCTATCAGCAGCTCGTGGGCGACGGCGCGATCAGCCCTGACGGCAATATCGATCCTGAGGGCTTCGCCATCTGGTCCAGGTTCCTGGACGTGGAGACCGGTGCGCTGCGCTCCCAGGTCTTTGATGGGCAGTATCTGGCGACCGTGGGGAATTAG
- a CDS encoding acyl-CoA dehydrogenase family protein, producing the protein MLASTVPQLDDQQRLLLDVVRDLTARVIVPRAEQIDETGEFPWDVVAAFREQGLLGMSLPEAYGGGELPLFDTCLVYQEIAATCLTSSVTLADQKLASDPIIRGGSAQLKQRILPTLASGEVLGAFSLTEPGAGSDIAAIQTRAEHRGDTYVLRGAKCFVTNGSVADLYTVFARTGPGAGREGLSCFVVPRMTPGLSVGRIERKMGLRGSPTAEILLDDCVVPAENLVGQEGDGFELAVSALDPARIVVAFQAIGLAEGALQQAGNYAVQRRQFGRPIIDFQAIQFMLADMAIKIDASRYLAHAAAHAYDERRPEATRLAAEAKTFASDTAMSVTTDAVQVLGGYGYLRDFPVERMMRDAKILQIFDGTNQIQRVVIARELARAWR; encoded by the coding sequence ATGCTCGCCAGTACTGTCCCGCAGCTTGACGATCAGCAGCGCCTCTTGCTGGATGTTGTTCGGGATCTCACGGCCCGCGTCATCGTGCCGCGCGCCGAGCAGATCGATGAGACCGGCGAGTTCCCCTGGGACGTGGTAGCCGCTTTCCGCGAGCAGGGCTTACTGGGGATGTCGCTTCCGGAAGCGTACGGTGGCGGCGAGCTTCCTCTCTTCGACACGTGCCTGGTGTATCAGGAGATCGCGGCGACCTGCCTCACCAGCAGCGTGACGCTGGCCGACCAGAAGCTCGCCTCTGACCCGATCATCCGCGGTGGCTCGGCGCAGCTCAAGCAACGCATCCTGCCCACGCTTGCCTCCGGCGAAGTGCTCGGAGCGTTCTCGCTGACAGAGCCAGGCGCGGGGTCGGACATCGCCGCCATCCAGACCCGCGCCGAGCATCGAGGCGACACCTATGTCCTGCGCGGCGCCAAGTGCTTCGTTACCAACGGCAGCGTAGCCGACCTGTACACCGTCTTCGCTCGCACCGGTCCCGGCGCCGGTCGCGAGGGTCTGAGCTGCTTCGTCGTGCCGCGAATGACGCCCGGCCTCTCGGTGGGTCGTATCGAGCGCAAGATGGGCCTGCGCGGCTCGCCGACTGCCGAGATCCTGCTGGATGACTGCGTGGTTCCCGCTGAAAATCTGGTGGGGCAGGAGGGCGACGGCTTCGAGCTTGCCGTCAGCGCGCTGGATCCGGCCCGCATCGTCGTCGCGTTTCAAGCCATCGGGCTGGCCGAGGGGGCGCTCCAACAGGCTGGCAACTACGCCGTTCAGCGCCGGCAGTTCGGCCGTCCGATCATCGACTTTCAGGCGATCCAGTTCATGCTGGCGGACATGGCGATCAAGATCGACGCCTCGCGGTACCTCGCCCATGCGGCCGCCCATGCCTACGATGAGCGGCGTCCGGAGGCCACCCGCCTTGCCGCCGAAGCCAAGACGTTCGCATCGGACACCGCTATGAGCGTCACCACCGACGCCGTCCAGGTGCTCGGCGGGTATGGCTACCTCCGAGACTTCCCAGTCGAGCGGATGATGCGCGACGCCAAGATCCTCCAGATCTTTGACGGTACCAACCAGATCCAGCGGGTCGTGATTGCTCGGGAGCTTGCTCGTGCCTGGCGATAA
- a CDS encoding ABC transporter ATP-binding protein: MTLPVAEARALHVQDVSVEFHGRPVLSGVNLDLNAGRVICLVGRSGCGKTTLLRVVAGLQAPTSGRVDVIHPGHASGRWREIAMVFQSDSLFPWMTAEQNVMFAMSASGAPKSGALNRARSELARVGLADAGHLRPRQLSGGMRQRVNLARALATDPRILLMDEPFSALDYLTREDVQDLTGRLIADRVCTVIFVTHDIPEAVFLGDEIMVMTQEARGIASTIRAPWPRPRDPDIKRSHEFQQIVADVQRLIL; the protein is encoded by the coding sequence ATGACCCTGCCAGTCGCTGAAGCACGTGCGCTGCACGTCCAGGATGTGAGCGTCGAGTTCCACGGTCGGCCGGTGCTGTCTGGCGTGAACCTCGACCTGAACGCGGGCCGGGTCATCTGCCTGGTGGGGCGCAGCGGTTGCGGCAAGACCACGCTGCTGCGGGTGGTGGCTGGCCTCCAGGCGCCGACGTCCGGTCGCGTGGACGTCATCCATCCAGGCCACGCCTCCGGACGCTGGCGTGAGATCGCGATGGTGTTCCAGTCCGACAGCTTGTTCCCCTGGATGACGGCCGAGCAGAACGTGATGTTCGCGATGAGCGCCAGCGGCGCACCGAAGAGCGGCGCGCTGAATCGCGCTCGCTCCGAGCTTGCGCGAGTGGGGCTGGCGGATGCTGGCCACCTCCGACCTCGGCAGCTATCTGGCGGCATGCGTCAACGGGTGAACCTGGCGCGGGCGCTTGCTACAGACCCCCGCATCCTGCTCATGGACGAGCCGTTCTCGGCGCTGGACTATCTGACCCGAGAGGACGTTCAGGACCTCACGGGTCGTCTCATTGCTGACCGCGTGTGCACCGTGATCTTCGTGACCCACGACATCCCAGAGGCGGTGTTCCTCGGCGACGAGATCATGGTGATGACCCAGGAGGCGCGCGGCATCGCCAGCACGATTCGCGCGCCCTGGCCCCGACCGCGTGACCCGGACATCAAACGATCTCATGAATTCCAGCAGATCGTTGCCGACGTGCAGCGGCTCATCCTGTGA
- a CDS encoding TetR family transcriptional regulator translates to MDAHGIAETPPLSAPDRIRAAATELLRVRGYSATSMRDLATMVGMTVGSLYNHFVSKQALLYDILLSAHTDALAALDAALVADPAPPVALRQAVRSHVMFHIHHPAAVAVVYRDIDFLSPEQIRTIVGLRRAYEARIVGLIVAGAEQGVFQPLDPSLSTIALISMGIRVAAWYRPGGRLSADEIADRYGAYALRLVGCSSQA, encoded by the coding sequence GTGGATGCCCATGGGATCGCAGAGACCCCACCGCTGAGCGCGCCAGACCGCATCCGCGCCGCTGCAACCGAGTTGCTCCGCGTTCGCGGGTACAGCGCAACCTCAATGCGCGACCTCGCGACGATGGTGGGGATGACTGTTGGCAGCCTGTACAACCACTTCGTTTCCAAGCAGGCCCTGCTCTACGACATTCTCCTGTCTGCGCACACGGATGCTCTCGCTGCGCTGGACGCTGCTCTTGTGGCTGATCCGGCGCCACCTGTGGCGCTCCGGCAGGCGGTCCGCAGTCACGTTATGTTCCATATTCACCACCCGGCCGCCGTGGCGGTGGTGTACCGCGACATCGACTTTCTCTCTCCAGAGCAGATCCGAACGATCGTCGGGCTTCGACGTGCGTACGAGGCGCGGATCGTGGGGCTGATCGTGGCTGGCGCGGAACAGGGCGTGTTTCAGCCGCTCGACCCAAGTCTCTCGACCATCGCCCTCATCAGCATGGGCATTCGGGTGGCTGCCTGGTACCGGCCGGGCGGCCGTCTGTCCGCCGACGAGATAGCAGACCGCTACGGCGCCTACGCGCTGCGGCTTGTCGGATGCTCATCTCAAGCCTGA
- a CDS encoding LysM peptidoglycan-binding domain-containing protein, whose amino-acid sequence MLDTNGQRPTPGARRRRLAAARKMNQFARARLRATLARAGLHGVMVAVGLTAAVTVWNGATERLHLTEASSAAVVASNALTDESALAESLVGDANSAADSATTRLLAEATGAQPQPLTRRVVEGDTIRSIAAEYSVSMSTILASNKLDNPDLIQVGQEIVIPPVDGVVADVKSGETMAQVAERYGVTVEDVALANALVADPERAVPFERIIVPGKETAERAIGLARRDGDPAGNTVGSVDPSQASRPDIVSYEVQEGDTVGQLATQFGVSIWTILSANSLDDADLIRPGMKLKVLPVNGVEHEILAGESLADIAAFYKVDLGPLIDFNSIADPDTLRVGARLTIPGAERPQPTFSLAGVGNGEAPGATTAVAAAAPARAAVTTGVAAAQRTAAQTTIAQARPAAAPAARQAAPAPAAKPQTSAVAQARPAAPAARPQAAAAAAPAGGNRLQAAAVSAPASVVTGGSGSAVVSAAMRHLGARYVFGGTSPAGFDCSGFVWYVHKALGKPVSRGLWGQLNGGPRIALNALQPGDTVFFANTYMPGLSHAGIYIGGGRFIHASDESSGVKISSLSDSYWGPRYIGASRLY is encoded by the coding sequence ATGCTTGATACCAACGGCCAGCGCCCAACCCCCGGGGCACGCCGACGGCGGCTCGCGGCCGCACGCAAGATGAACCAGTTTGCCCGTGCGCGGCTGCGCGCCACCCTCGCACGGGCTGGCCTGCACGGTGTGATGGTCGCGGTGGGCCTCACCGCCGCCGTGACCGTCTGGAACGGCGCGACGGAGCGGCTCCATCTCACGGAGGCGTCGAGCGCCGCCGTGGTGGCCTCGAACGCCCTGACCGACGAGTCGGCCCTTGCCGAGTCGCTCGTGGGCGATGCGAACAGTGCCGCGGACAGCGCCACGACTCGCCTGCTGGCCGAGGCGACGGGCGCGCAGCCGCAGCCGCTGACCCGCCGTGTCGTCGAGGGGGACACGATCCGCTCGATTGCCGCCGAATACTCGGTCAGCATGAGCACGATCCTCGCCTCGAACAAACTCGACAACCCGGACCTGATCCAGGTCGGCCAGGAGATCGTCATCCCGCCGGTCGACGGCGTGGTGGCCGACGTGAAGTCGGGCGAGACGATGGCCCAGGTGGCCGAGCGCTACGGCGTGACCGTCGAGGATGTGGCGCTGGCGAACGCGCTGGTGGCCGATCCCGAGCGGGCCGTGCCGTTCGAGCGGATCATCGTCCCGGGCAAGGAGACCGCCGAGCGCGCCATCGGGCTGGCCCGCCGCGACGGCGATCCGGCCGGCAACACGGTCGGCTCGGTGGACCCATCCCAGGCCTCGCGGCCGGACATCGTGTCCTACGAGGTGCAGGAGGGCGACACCGTCGGGCAACTGGCGACGCAGTTCGGCGTCAGCATCTGGACGATCCTCAGCGCCAACAGCCTGGACGACGCTGACCTGATCCGGCCGGGCATGAAGCTGAAGGTGCTGCCGGTCAACGGCGTCGAGCATGAGATCCTGGCCGGCGAGAGCCTGGCGGACATCGCGGCCTTCTACAAGGTCGATCTCGGTCCGCTGATCGACTTCAACAGCATTGCCGATCCGGATACCCTGCGCGTCGGCGCCCGCCTGACGATCCCTGGCGCTGAGCGACCGCAGCCGACCTTCTCGCTGGCTGGCGTCGGCAACGGCGAGGCCCCCGGCGCGACGACGGCGGTGGCTGCCGCTGCCCCGGCTCGCGCGGCGGTCACCACCGGTGTGGCGGCGGCGCAGCGCACGGCGGCCCAGACCACCATTGCGCAGGCTCGCCCGGCTGCCGCACCGGCCGCCCGACAGGCCGCGCCCGCCCCGGCTGCGAAGCCACAAACCTCAGCGGTGGCGCAGGCCCGTCCGGCTGCCCCGGCCGCCAGGCCGCAGGCGGCAGCCGCTGCCGCGCCGGCAGGTGGCAACCGTCTCCAGGCGGCTGCGGTCTCTGCTCCGGCGTCGGTCGTGACGGGTGGCAGCGGCAGCGCGGTCGTCTCCGCCGCGATGCGCCACCTCGGCGCGCGGTACGTCTTCGGCGGCACCTCGCCGGCCGGCTTCGACTGCAGCGGCTTCGTCTGGTACGTCCACAAGGCACTCGGGAAGCCGGTCTCACGCGGCCTCTGGGGCCAGCTCAACGGCGGCCCGCGCATCGCGCTCAACGCGCTGCAGCCGGGCGACACCGTCTTCTTCGCCAACACCTACATGCCCGGCCTCTCGCACGCCGGCATCTACATCGGCGGTGGCCGGTTCATCCACGCCTCGGACGAGTCGTCGGGTGTGAAGATCTCCAGCCTGAGCGACAGCTACTGGGGACCACGGTACATCGGCGCGAGCCGACTGTACTGA
- a CDS encoding LLM class flavin-dependent oxidoreductase yields the protein MIATAQEAERLGLHSVWLSEAYFARDAISLTAAMATTTEKILLATGVVNPYTRHPSLLAMTFATLGELAPGRIIYGLGTSEPNWMRDLGYDFSKPRTAVIEAMDVYEKMLARETVTLEGKTTQVHDARLMFRPEKQVPPIVLAAIGPRMCALARDRAAGVLLSVGGIELAKVVRERLGDVSPEFTIGMTIPMAVDDDLSAAVARVRPTIAGLVSVPEGEAILEMSGFDPGLATDLRASIARDGFREGIKALPDEVVIALTAVGTESACLDRIEEFCAAGVNLPIMQVGKHEPHAALQVMKLAQDRLCSTSSAVL from the coding sequence GTGATCGCGACCGCGCAGGAGGCTGAGCGGCTTGGTCTGCACTCAGTCTGGCTCTCAGAAGCCTACTTCGCACGGGATGCCATCTCGCTCACCGCAGCCATGGCAACCACCACCGAGAAGATCCTGCTGGCCACCGGCGTGGTGAACCCATACACGCGTCATCCCTCGCTGCTGGCGATGACGTTCGCGACCCTGGGGGAGCTTGCGCCCGGGCGGATCATCTACGGCCTGGGCACCAGCGAGCCGAACTGGATGCGGGATCTCGGCTACGACTTCTCGAAGCCCAGGACGGCGGTCATCGAGGCGATGGACGTGTACGAGAAGATGCTGGCCCGCGAGACGGTCACCCTGGAGGGGAAGACCACGCAGGTCCATGATGCGCGCCTGATGTTCCGACCGGAGAAGCAGGTTCCACCAATTGTGCTGGCGGCCATCGGTCCACGGATGTGCGCGCTGGCGCGTGACCGAGCCGCCGGCGTGCTCCTCTCCGTGGGTGGCATTGAGCTGGCGAAGGTCGTCCGCGAGCGGCTCGGGGATGTCTCTCCGGAGTTCACGATCGGAATGACCATCCCGATGGCCGTCGACGACGATCTCAGTGCAGCCGTTGCTCGGGTTCGTCCAACCATTGCCGGACTCGTGTCGGTCCCGGAGGGTGAGGCGATTCTGGAGATGAGCGGCTTCGATCCTGGCCTCGCCACTGACCTCCGTGCGTCAATCGCCCGTGATGGCTTCCGCGAGGGGATCAAGGCGCTGCCAGATGAGGTCGTCATCGCACTGACAGCAGTGGGCACGGAAAGCGCCTGTCTGGACCGCATCGAGGAGTTCTGCGCGGCGGGTGTGAATCTCCCGATCATGCAGGTCGGCAAGCACGAGCCCCACGCCGCGCTGCAGGTGATGAAGCTCGCCCAGGACAGGTTGTGCTCGACGAGCTCGGCGGTGCTGTGA
- a CDS encoding ABC transporter permease, translating to MFLLIWELVARWAANPLALVPPSLVAQKGVTLVGNGTLWQHIRVSLTEFLAGMGIAALLGVVGGAIIGSSARLRQASEPVLAAIYATPSVALAPLFVIWLGLGPASKIAVIAFVAYFPIVLAVIAGVATVERTYLEVAHVYGAPPLMRFTHVLLPAAMPAVLSGLRLGAGRGVLGVVLGEFFGSSAGLGYLILIATQSFDVATLLLCVSILASFAIAVNGLLANIERRFA from the coding sequence GTGTTCCTGCTGATCTGGGAGCTCGTGGCCCGTTGGGCAGCGAATCCGCTGGCACTGGTGCCACCCTCCCTGGTGGCGCAGAAGGGGGTCACGCTGGTCGGCAATGGCACCCTCTGGCAGCACATCCGCGTGTCCCTCACCGAGTTTCTGGCCGGTATGGGCATCGCGGCCCTGCTGGGCGTGGTGGGCGGCGCGATCATCGGCAGCTCGGCGCGGCTGCGGCAAGCCAGCGAGCCGGTCCTGGCCGCGATCTATGCCACGCCCAGCGTGGCCCTGGCGCCATTGTTCGTGATCTGGCTGGGTTTGGGGCCAGCGTCCAAGATTGCCGTCATCGCGTTCGTGGCGTACTTCCCGATCGTGCTCGCCGTCATTGCGGGTGTTGCGACCGTGGAGCGCACCTACCTCGAGGTAGCACACGTCTACGGCGCGCCCCCGCTGATGCGGTTCACGCACGTGCTGCTGCCGGCCGCGATGCCGGCCGTGCTGTCTGGTCTGCGTCTGGGAGCGGGGCGCGGGGTGCTCGGCGTGGTGCTGGGTGAATTCTTCGGCTCCAGCGCCGGGCTGGGCTACCTCATCCTCATCGCCACACAGTCATTCGACGTCGCGACACTGTTGCTGTGTGTCTCGATCCTGGCCAGCTTCGCCATCGCCGTCAACGGGCTGCTCGCGAACATCGAGAGGAGATTCGCATGA
- a CDS encoding AMP-binding protein, with the protein MPGDNAIASTGVTLADFGDVMRLERLRELAATHRDSLLAERLGGVDLGGSLTDAWPAVAPLTKADILQDQQQKPPFGRRLLSSPRDVTLVVESSGSSGGEKEIHALSRADEDAGIGMMTAAMRTTGLGPDDTVALTLPIGTAGGGWKLCACLRAAGALVLRIGSLGTDEKVERMLRFGVTALVGTPVYVDRLAAALDQAGHAPASLAVRHIYVATQAVTEAWVARTEKRWGARVFEWYGNAAGFFAMTCGEGILAAPGQRGTLHWDPSYQLLEVLSPEGALVQHGERGEIVGTHLMNQTGPLVRFATGDSGRFVRGGGCRCGSAWPGLEAGTIRRLDAMLKVRGVNLWPGTVESLLVETPGVEDFWVIVSATADGREELTLFVRASSAAAFNPAALEHSLRQTTGLRFDVRLWEQGGPPDAFQTNASGKTPRWIDVRQQDGS; encoded by the coding sequence GTGCCTGGCGATAATGCGATCGCGTCGACCGGCGTGACCCTGGCCGACTTCGGCGACGTGATGCGGCTTGAACGGCTACGAGAGCTAGCCGCGACCCACCGGGATTCGCTGCTTGCCGAGCGCCTCGGCGGCGTCGATCTGGGTGGCTCACTCACCGATGCCTGGCCCGCCGTCGCGCCACTCACCAAGGCCGACATCCTCCAGGATCAGCAGCAGAAGCCGCCCTTTGGCAGACGTCTGCTGTCCTCACCCAGGGACGTGACCCTGGTAGTCGAGTCCAGCGGAAGCTCCGGCGGCGAGAAGGAGATCCACGCCCTCTCGCGCGCCGACGAGGATGCTGGCATCGGGATGATGACCGCCGCCATGCGCACCACTGGCCTTGGCCCAGACGATACCGTCGCGCTCACCCTGCCGATCGGGACGGCGGGCGGAGGCTGGAAATTGTGTGCCTGCCTTCGGGCCGCCGGTGCGCTGGTGCTCCGCATCGGCAGCCTGGGGACTGACGAGAAAGTAGAGCGCATGCTCCGCTTCGGCGTCACGGCGCTGGTCGGCACCCCGGTCTATGTGGATCGGCTGGCCGCCGCGCTTGACCAGGCCGGCCACGCGCCCGCCTCGCTCGCCGTGCGCCACATCTACGTAGCCACGCAGGCCGTCACCGAGGCGTGGGTTGCCCGCACCGAGAAGCGCTGGGGCGCTCGTGTCTTCGAATGGTACGGCAACGCCGCTGGCTTCTTCGCGATGACCTGCGGCGAGGGCATCCTGGCGGCGCCGGGGCAGCGTGGGACGCTCCACTGGGATCCATCGTACCAGTTGTTGGAGGTGCTCTCGCCGGAGGGGGCACTGGTTCAGCACGGAGAGCGCGGGGAGATCGTGGGTACTCACCTGATGAACCAGACCGGCCCGCTGGTGCGCTTCGCCACCGGCGACTCTGGCCGATTCGTGCGGGGCGGTGGGTGCCGGTGCGGATCTGCGTGGCCCGGCCTGGAGGCCGGCACCATCCGTCGTCTGGACGCGATGCTGAAGGTGCGCGGCGTCAATCTCTGGCCCGGCACGGTGGAGTCGCTGCTTGTGGAGACCCCGGGGGTTGAGGACTTCTGGGTGATCGTCAGCGCCACGGCAGACGGGCGCGAGGAACTCACCCTGTTCGTGCGGGCGTCCAGCGCGGCGGCGTTCAATCCTGCCGCGCTGGAGCATAGCCTCCGCCAGACGACCGGCTTACGCTTCGACGTACGGCTCTGGGAGCAGGGTGGACCACCCGATGCTTTCCAGACCAACGCCAGTGGCAAGACCCCGCGCTGGATAGACGTGCGACAGCAGGACGGCTCATGA
- a CDS encoding thiolase family protein yields MGSATIAAAAMTRFAKQPDASLKSLTAEAVRGVMMAAGLEPGQIQAVYFANAVAGMLSGQEMIRGQVALSGLGFEHVPVFNVENACASGSTAFFLACQAVQSGACDAALVVGAEKLTHPDKDATFRAIGTALDVESTANLPAGRSPFMDVYAEMTRAYMERTGATARDFAAVAAKNQYHGSLNPLAQYGGIVTAEDVLASRPIVPPLTLLMCAPITDGAAALVVVGDVLARKLDAAGVIVNATALTSGLSTSPAAGSPAAGSSSVARLAAMQAYERAGLGPGDVDIVEVHDATAPAELMALEDVGLAPAGAALALLASGQTRLGGRLPVNPSGGLLARGHPLAATGIAQLCELTWQLQGRAGARQVAGARVALAENSGGWLGHDAAVGAVHILSRAT; encoded by the coding sequence ATGGGTAGCGCGACCATTGCCGCTGCCGCGATGACCCGCTTCGCGAAGCAGCCGGACGCCTCCCTGAAGTCGCTCACCGCGGAAGCCGTTCGTGGCGTGATGATGGCGGCTGGCCTGGAGCCGGGCCAGATTCAGGCGGTGTACTTCGCCAACGCGGTGGCAGGCATGCTGTCTGGCCAGGAGATGATCCGGGGTCAGGTCGCCCTGTCTGGCCTTGGCTTCGAGCACGTGCCGGTCTTCAACGTCGAGAACGCCTGTGCATCTGGCTCGACCGCGTTCTTTCTGGCATGCCAGGCGGTCCAATCCGGTGCCTGCGATGCCGCGCTCGTGGTCGGTGCAGAGAAGCTGACGCACCCAGATAAGGACGCCACCTTCCGAGCGATTGGGACGGCACTGGATGTGGAGTCGACAGCAAATCTGCCTGCGGGGCGCTCGCCATTCATGGACGTCTATGCCGAGATGACGCGTGCATACATGGAGCGTACCGGAGCCACTGCGCGGGATTTTGCAGCGGTGGCGGCGAAGAACCAGTACCACGGGAGCCTGAATCCGCTCGCTCAGTACGGCGGCATCGTCACTGCCGAGGATGTGCTGGCCTCGCGGCCAATCGTGCCGCCATTGACGCTCTTGATGTGCGCCCCGATCACTGATGGCGCCGCTGCGCTGGTGGTGGTGGGCGATGTGCTGGCGCGTAAGCTCGACGCTGCTGGCGTCATAGTCAACGCTACAGCGCTGACGTCGGGGCTGTCCACGTCGCCAGCGGCCGGTTCGCCAGCGGCCGGTTCCTCCAGCGTTGCGAGGCTGGCCGCCATGCAGGCCTACGAGCGAGCGGGCCTGGGGCCGGGCGACGTCGATATTGTGGAAGTGCATGACGCGACGGCCCCGGCCGAGCTGATGGCGCTCGAAGACGTGGGGCTCGCACCAGCGGGAGCGGCGCTGGCCCTCCTCGCCTCGGGCCAGACTCGGCTCGGTGGGCGTCTTCCAGTGAATCCGAGCGGGGGACTCCTGGCGCGAGGCCATCCGCTCGCGGCGACGGGCATCGCGCAGCTCTGCGAGCTGACCTGGCAGCTTCAGGGGCGGGCGGGCGCCCGCCAGGTAGCTGGCGCTCGCGTGGCGCTGGCCGAGAACAGCGGCGGCTGGCTCGGACACGATGCCGCGGTTGGCGCAGTCCACATCCTGAGCCGTGCGACGTGA
- a CDS encoding VOC family protein, translating to MRVTELREVSLAAEQIDAVAGGIGAVTGHPGYEVQEEPLPPIQARFQSFAVGDRSIAVMDSIGEGTAISRFLERRGAGAFSMTFGVADLDATVAHLRAKGARVLMDEPIVLERVRSGSQHFSKIRLNFVAPSRATHGLVVELQELHGAEDVPLANPPSGPDVPAALNEIHCAVQDVDAAAGELSELFGLEVGPEVVQAQPPEEVRFRNLYLDDRPVLALIEPATETSTIGRFLNRRGEGIFSISLRVPDLDAYSARVKAAGIALLFDEPKVAHATRIGSDALASARINWVRPQPASNRVLFEIQEYEVS from the coding sequence ATGCGCGTAACAGAACTGCGCGAAGTCTCCCTCGCCGCGGAGCAGATTGATGCAGTGGCAGGGGGCATCGGGGCCGTCACCGGCCATCCCGGCTATGAAGTCCAGGAGGAGCCACTCCCGCCGATCCAGGCCCGTTTCCAGAGCTTCGCGGTGGGCGATCGCTCGATCGCGGTGATGGACAGCATCGGCGAGGGCACGGCCATCAGCCGGTTCCTTGAGCGGCGTGGAGCCGGCGCTTTCTCGATGACATTCGGGGTGGCAGACCTGGACGCGACGGTAGCGCACCTACGGGCAAAGGGCGCGCGCGTGCTCATGGACGAGCCCATCGTGCTCGAGCGTGTCCGATCGGGCTCGCAGCACTTCTCAAAGATCAGGCTGAACTTTGTCGCGCCGTCCAGGGCGACGCATGGACTGGTAGTGGAACTCCAGGAGCTTCACGGCGCTGAGGACGTACCGCTGGCGAACCCTCCCAGCGGCCCGGACGTGCCAGCGGCCCTCAACGAGATCCACTGTGCGGTTCAAGATGTGGACGCTGCCGCTGGAGAACTCTCCGAGTTGTTCGGGCTGGAGGTCGGGCCGGAAGTGGTCCAGGCGCAGCCGCCAGAAGAGGTTCGCTTCCGAAACCTGTACCTGGACGACCGTCCGGTGCTCGCGCTTATCGAGCCGGCAACGGAGACTTCGACGATTGGACGGTTCCTCAATCGCCGGGGTGAGGGCATCTTCTCCATCAGCCTGCGGGTGCCAGACCTGGATGCATACAGCGCGCGAGTCAAGGCAGCCGGCATCGCACTGCTCTTCGACGAGCCGAAGGTGGCCCATGCCACACGTATCGGTTCAGATGCGCTGGCATCGGCCCGTATCAACTGGGTCCGTCCCCAGCCAGCGTCAAATCGCGTCCTCTTCGAGATTCAGGAATATGAGGTGAGCTAG